cgcgcgccccccctctggtccgaattggacaaggggtgcaacccatttttccttgttcctctccccctctttccttctctcccactccaacaagggaaggaggagtcctactcccggtgggagtaggactccccccttggcgcgccctcctcctaggtcggctgcttccctcccttgctcctttatatacgggggcagggggcaccccatggacacagcaattgatcattgatctcttagccgtgtgcggtgcccccctacacaataatcctcgataatattgtagcggtgcttaggcgaagccttgcgactgtagaacatcaagatcgtcaccacgccgtcgtgctgacggaactcttccccgacattctgctggatcggagtccgggaatcgtcatcgagctgaacgtgtgctagaactcggaggtgccgtagtttcggtgcttgatcggtcgggccgtgaagatgtataactacatcaaccgcgttgttataacgcttccgcttccagtctacgagggtacgtagacaacactctcccctctcgttgctatgcatcaccatgatcttgcgtgtgtgtagaatttttttgaaattactacgttccccaacacccgaaGATCTAGGTGGAAGCTGAGGGGGCCGCGAACGAATCcccctttttttagaaaaggagaatgactcccggcctctgcatctgggcgatgcatacggccagaAACGTCTAACTTCTTGCACTCACGGCTTGTATCGTGTGCTGGAGGTCGTCAGCGCATAGCGTCTCGTCTACCTCTTGACATTGCCTGCCTCCCAGCCTTTTGGTGTCAGGTCATTATTGGGCGGTCTATGGGCACCCGTTGCATGGTGTGTTTGCTTCTCTTGGAGATCGGTTGTCCTGTGAACAACTTCGATGAGGTTGGCGAGGATTCTGGGGTCAGCGTGTGCGGCTCCGAGCTTGTTGACCAACATGACCCCTTCTTGTATGCCCAGCGCTGCTGTAAGGCGCTCCGTTGGGTTGTTTTCGTTAGTGGCTTCCTCGTCATTCTCACGATTACCGGCCTCTGGCTTTTGTTGATGGCCTCCATGCCATACTCGCCTGGTGCGGTTTATCATTGCTTATTCCTTTTTTGCGGCTACTTTTGATAGCGTGTGGCGCACAGCCCCAGGCTTGAGGATCTCGCGAAGCTCATCCTCTTGGGATTGGGGTGGGTTGCCCTCATGGGTTGCTGGGCTCGGGAGCTTCGTGGATTTTTCCACCATTGTGGTGGTTGAGTGCGGTGCATTGCTACTTTTGCGAACATCGCCTTGTGTAGACAAATCGGCTGCGGGGCGTATGGTTCACTGCCTTCCTCTGTTTCCTGTTGTTTGCAAAATTTCAAGGTGTTTTGCTGTTCGCCTCGGCCTTTCTACTACGTACATCTGATTTTAGTTGGCGAGGTCGCAGCGTTTTCGGACTCGGCCTCTTTTGGTGAGGTCGGTTCGCCGTCTGCGTCCTTGTGGTCTGGTAATGTGTAACGACCTGAGACCGACGCTTTAAACGTCTTCCATATATTTTGAGTTTCATCGTgcatgttttatttgtttgttacaTTTTATCATGgcatcatacgcattgcatccgcatCTTTTCAAAGCCTGCATCTATTTGTAGTTGTCGCATCTCCTCATTGTCTTCATTGTCCTTTCTGAGGCTAACCAGGTTtttttcgagtccctcttgtctgaCCACCTAATCTCTCTGCACGGTCATGGACCACCCCTTCACAACCTCACGCGCGTCCGAAACTCGCCCCTGAACCCGAACTGCTTAGTCGTCACCATTGggtccgaatcatccccaaacattcCTAAAACATCTTTGGTTTCTTAATTGGACTACCTAACCTATTTATCTCGGATCGTCCGATTAAGATTGGAGGGACCAAACAACCCCTACTCAAATCCACTTGCTATATATAGTGGACAACCCTAGGATCTAGGTAGACTGTCCCATCCTTCCCATTCGTGTCGCCGCCACACTCCACCGGACTGAGATCCAGTGCCTTTATCAAGTGAAGTCACGCTGCAACTTTACCCTTCTAATCTCCATCCAAAACATATCCAACGGTGTATGTTAGACATAGGCAAAAACTTCAGCAGTTATCAGTTTGGGCAAGGGCGGGCAGGAAATTGGGGGTTCGCGGGCTATAGCGCCTCGTCCGGAACACTCCCGCGCCGCCGGAGGAGAGGAGGGGCTGGTCGCGCCGCCaccggaggaggagaggaggggcaggTCACGCCACCGTCGCTCGGGGAGAGGAGGGGCAGCCGCcgccggagaagaggaggggcgggcGCGCCGTCGCTGGGGAGAGGAGGGGCGGGCGCGCCGTCGCTGGGGAGAGGAGGGGCGTGCGCGCCGTCGCTGGGGAGAGGAGGGGCGTGCACGCCGTCGCTGGGGAGAGGAGGGGCGGCCGCCgccggaggagaggaggggcgggcCGCACCGTTGCTGTGGGAGAGGAGGGCCGGCCGCGGCGGAGGACAAGGTCCATCGCTGCATAAGAGGTAATTTACAGGTCCATCGCTGCAGAAATCGTTGCAGAAATTGCAGATGAGATTCGTCTTTGCCCCAGTACATATTTGTTCCATACTTAGGCACTTTGATTTTGGTTTAGCGTGTCAGGAGGAAAATGTACCTCAGTAGGCATTCGCAAACTTAAACGCCTCCAGCATTTTGTCTGAAAATACATATATTAAATTTCATTATTGCTGGACATGTTTGTTCATGTACATAGTGCGATGGAATCTTGGAATCTACAATTACTGCCCAGAGGATGATCACTCCTGCAGTTATCTGAGAGCAAGCAAGTTCTGCATAAGTCGTTCTAGTCTTAGGCCCAATTTTTGTTTTCTTGTTCATACTTGCATTGAGAATGTTCATACTTCAAATATCACTTTGAGTGAATATGAATTACTAAATTAGGAAGATGTGCATGGCTGACGGTTTACTGTCATCGTGTCCTACAATTTCTACGGATTTCATCTATAACAATTGTTGCACATCTTTTCCCTGTTACTCTGGTTGATAACTTGATACCTGAATTAAATTCCTACTTTTGCCTGAATACCAGTACCTGCTTGCTCTTGGTTGAGTCATCCAGTGAATATGTTGAGTGCCTAAATACATGGTACCTCAAGACTGTCTAGAACATGAATATGTAGGACTAGGACCAGTAGGCGTGAGAGAGGAGCAGCCTGTAGGCAAAGGGAACATGCCTAGCTGGCTCTAATGCATTTTTTTGGTTCAGATTTATTTTACTTATTTGAGTAATTTTTAACTGAACTTTTTAGCATACAAATATTGTCACTAACTGAACTTTTTCCAGGCATGAGTAACTAAAGTTAGCATGAGTGCTCTGCTCTAAAAATTGAGAACTCTATTGCGCCTGACAATTTTCAGTGTTGTGGGATGGCAGAAAGTGGTAAGGGAATACCTCAAGTTGGTATGAGGTTCAGAAGTGTAGATGAGGCTTGGGCATTTTGGAATGCATATGGGGGTCACACCGGCTTTGATGTGAGAAGGAGATACGCAAACAAAAGCAAACTTGATGGTCAGGTTGGTTCATGCAGATTTGTTTGTTCCAATGAGGGTCATCGAAGAAAAGGGCTAACTGAGACAGCACCAAAGCGTTTTAGAGCTGAAACTAGAACCAATTGCCAAGCTCATATGTGTTTCCAATTGGATCAAGAGGCCGGAAATTATGAAGTAACTGAGGTTGTGCTTGAACACAACCACTTGCTTCAATTGCTACAAACCCGCCACTTGATGATATCCCAAAGAAAGATTTCAGAACGACAAGCTTTTGAAATTGAAAGCGCTGATGATTCCGGCATTATGCCACAAGCTGCACATGAGTTTGCTTCTCGTCAAGTTGGTGGACCGATTAACCTTGGATATACTTGCCGTGACCAAAAAAATCATTTGCGAACCAAGCGACAGAGGGAGTTGGCTTTTGGACAAGCTGGAAGTATGTTGAAATATTTTCATGAAAAAATTGCTGACAATCCATCATTCCAATATGCACTACAGTTGGATTGTGAGGAGGATATAACCAACATATTCGGGGCTGATGCTAAAATGATCCTTGACTATGCGCATTTTGGTGATGTTGTCACTTTTGACACTACTTTTGGCACAAATAAATAGTATAGGCCATTTGGTGTTTTTCTTGGGCTCAATTAGTTCAGAGAAACCACTATTTTTGGTGTTGCCTTGCTGTTTGATGAAACGAAGGACTCATTTATATGGCTATTTGAGACTTTTCTAGCTGCGCATAATGGATGACAACCTAGAACTATTTATACGGATCAAGATGTAGCAATGGGAAAAGCTATAGAGAAAGTATTCACGGAATCATATCACGGGTTGTGCACCTTTCACATTATGATGAATGATGTCAAACATTTATCTCCAGTCAAGGATGATGAGAAAGATGAAGGGGAGGTGGAAGAGgaagatgaaggggaggaggaATCTCATATTCTCTCTGATTTTAGTGCTTGTATGTATGGCTATGAGGACAAGGCAGCATTTGAAGAAGCATTTGACAACATGAGACATAAAGTGCATAAGCAAACTTGGTTAGATAGCATCTACAAGGTGAAAGAAAAATGGGCTGAATGTTATATGAGAGATGTCTTCAGTTTGGGAGTGAGAAGTACACAACTAAGTGAGAGTTTCAACAATGCATTGAAGAACCATTTGAAATCTGATTTCCATATTATCCGATTCTTGAAGCATTTTGAGAGAACGGTTGAAGTAAAAAGGAGAAAGGAATTGGAATCTGAATATGAGGCAAGAAAAAAATTGCCAAGAATCAAGATGTGCACACCCATGTTGGTGCAAGCAAGCAAAGTGTACACTCCAACTATTTTTGAAGCTTTCCAAAGTGAATATGAAAGATCCATGGCTGCTTGCACTAGAGTGTTGGAGGAAAATAACCAATTTGCTGTTGCTATTGGGAGGTTGCAtggtgatttgacctatgaggaggaggaggagcgcgtagTGATTGGTGATCCGTTGAACCAAACCGCTTCATGTAGTTGTCAAATGTTCGATAGGGCTGGAATATTGTGTGGGCATAGTTTGAAAGTTCTTGATTTGATGAATGTAAAGACATTGCCAACACATTATCTCCTAAAGAGATGGACTAGAGAAGCACGCAACGGAAGTATACATGACAGGCAAGGAAGGAAAGTGGTAGAAAATCCAAAATTGGAAGCTCAACTTTGGTACAAAGATATGTCTCATAAATTTCATGATATGACATATAAAATAGCCAACTCTCTCGAATGTCGTTTGATGCTAGAAGATGCACTTGCTTGTCTTTGGCCACAACTAGAGGATAAACTCAATGCATCAGCCACCGGTGCTACTGATGCATGTTCCAATGACCAAGAAAATGTTGTTCCAAATGTGCAGCAAGCCAATGACTTGCTTAGTTCTGCACGACTGAAGAAAAAGGAGGTTTCATCTAAAAATTTGAGGAGAAAGCCAACCTGGTTTGATAAGTTACGCAAAGGACGAAAGCCAACTAAATCAGCGGCAATGACAAAAAAGGAGCAAAGGTAAGGTGTAGTATGTATGTAATATGAGTTGTTATTCATTCCTGTACTAACAAAATAAGTTTTCATTTTCAttggcagcaacaacaacaacaaaagaaaaaaaatagtgtGCAGCCTCAAGTGCAAGTCGAGAACAATGGCAATAGTCTGCAACCTGAAGTGCAAGTGCGGGTGAAAGAAAGTAGTGAGAAGCGTCAAGAATATGATACAATTGACAGCTTTACCGAGCTCTTGACAACTTCACGAGTTGACGATCATATCTTTATGATGATATGATCTAGTATCTTCAAAGTTGTTAGGTAGTATTTTGGACAGTGCTAACAACAGTATTTTGGGGGTTGCGATAGTCTCTTTTGGCCTAAATGTATAAGTAAAATGGCCTGCTTTTGTGTAGATGATTACTCAACATTGACACTTATTGCTGTAGCATTCGGACATTATGCGCTGCAGCCTTTTAATATCAAGTTCTACTGGATTTAGTGTCAACTGCAATTGATTTATTCCACTTTGATTGCATAATGCACTACTGTATAACTAGACCAAATTTTGTTTTATAGTCTGCTCATGAGTATCTGTAGATCTTTATTTTTTGGATTTTAATCTGTTCAAATAAAACTGAGTTCAAGTGCCATTGCATCGTTGTTTGCAGCTAGTCTGTATTGATGTTTGCTGCTATGCTGAAAACTGCTAAGTGTTGAGAGCCTTTCCCCTTGTGTGATCTGGACCGTAGGATGTGGATTGGATGGAGATTAGAAGGGTAAAGTTGCAGCGTGACTTCACTTGATAAAGGCACCGGATCTCAGTCCCACTCCACCTGGTCTCCTCCTCATTTTCCCCATGGACCCAATCCCACACGCAGCCAAGCCTCCACCTTCTTCCTGATTCCACTCCAGTCGCCAACGCataggagaggagctcctcgatcCCCTTGGCTCCAACCTCTGCGTCGTGGCCTCGAGCTCGACCTCGCCTCGATGACCGACTCCACTTCGGATGACCACCTCCAGCACCCCCTCCGTCGCGCCCTCACCCCACGCCGGCAAGCGATCCCATCGTCAAGCTGCTCCGACCCGCAGGTCCTCCTCAGCGCGTCTCCTCTCTGTTTCTCATTAGCTCCTGCTACTACCTCTAACCGTGTCGTCGTCGTGTTTCTCCTGCAAGGGCCGTGCCACCAAGCCCAAGAACGACGTTGGCCTCCTCAACTCTCGTCGCTGCCTCCAATTCAAGCCGCCAGACCGCTGCTTCACCTCCCCATGCCTGGGTTCGTGCCCCCGCAAGCCGCGCTCGAGGCAGCTGCCTCCTCGCGTGCCTGAGGCGTGAGCACAACCCTGTGGCCCTGCCTCTGCCCGAGCTCCTCCAGCAGCTCCCCATCACCCTCGATTCCGCCCCGTCGTCCGGCCGACACCGGCGGCCGGAACCTCACCAGAGATGAGTGCCCGACAGCCCTGCTCCTTTCCCCTCATGCTTAtctatctctctctttctcacgatgtccctctccctctctctgctttCGCTCACAAGAGACCACCATGGCCGCTGCATCAAGCTCCGCCGCTGCGCTAACTTCCACCGCCCCATCCTCGCCTTGCCGGAGATGCCCCGCCTTCGTCAAGTCCCAGCGCCGCCAGCCTCTACTCTCTCTGCATTGAGCAGAGGGGCTTCGCTCGTCCCGCACAGGCCTTCCCTACCCGCGTTGACCCTGCCTCTAGCGCCCCGCTTCCTCTCTAAGGCCCAGATCCCACCCCAACCGGCCTGCTTCcgccaaggcccagggtgagcagcccccggcCTTTTCCTCTGTTGGGCTTCCTATTCAGATGCGGGCCGTATCTTGTTTTTTCCAGTTTTGTGAATTTGCTAATTATTCCAGGAAAACTGCATATTTACAtattgcaccctcatgttcatgcatatgaTAACttcataaccgtgcatcggattaaaacaaactaaatatgtaacatgcttagaattttatctagtttcataatatgctgctttcatccatgttaaaaatgtttaagttgttgtttgcattatttttctcaaaatgtcatgttaaaatggtttatttca
The sequence above is drawn from the Triticum aestivum cultivar Chinese Spring chromosome 7A, IWGSC CS RefSeq v2.1, whole genome shotgun sequence genome and encodes:
- the LOC123154498 gene encoding protein FAR1-RELATED SEQUENCE 5, whose translation is MGKAIEKVFTESYHGLCTFHIMMNDVKHLSPVKDDEKDEGEVEEEDEGEEESHILSDFSACMYGYEDKAAFEEAFDNMRHKVHKQTWLDSIYKVKEKWAECYMRDVFSLGVRSTQLSESFNNALKNHLKSDFHIIRFLKHFERTVEVKRRKELESEYEARKKLPRIKMCTPMLVQASKVYTPTIFEAFQSEYERSMAACTRVLEENNQFAVAIGRLHGDLTYEEEEERVVIGDPLNQTASCSCQMFDRAGILCGHSLKVLDLMNVKTLPTHYLLKRWTREARNGSIHDRQGRKVVENPKLEAQLWYKDMSHKFHDMTYKIANSLECRLMLEDALACLWPQLEDKLNASATGATDACSNDQENVVPNVQQANDLLSSARLKKKEVSSKNLRRKPTWFDKLRKGRKPTKSAAMTKKEQSNNNNKRKKIVCSLKCKSRTMAIVCNLKCKCG